One Conger conger chromosome 7, fConCon1.1, whole genome shotgun sequence genomic window, CACAACAGAGGCCCCACAAGGCATTAAGTCATCGTTACTGCCTGCCACCAGAGGGAAACATAGGACTGAGTATGTGTTTGTCCTCCTTAGTGAACCATCCCTGTGATCATTATTTCTGCCTGTGTATGCAAGTTCCCTTGTTTATCACTCAGTGACGGAGTCTGCTCTTCTTCCAGTCTTTTGATGTTTTCATTGTACCCATTTTAACTTTGTTCTTGTCTTTATTTccttattgaaccctgtggggtaatttgtacTCAACATTTGATCCATCCTTCCTACTTTGGAGCGTTGAACAGCCACAGAAGAGTGCCTGGGGactaactccagttctgaggccaatGCCTAGGTCAAGGCCAGTGGCAGCATTCCTAACCCAATACACAAATAGACCAATAGTCAAGGCTAATGGACAGTACAAATCACACTTTccccctacacacaacacacagcacaaataAAACTCCCTATAAAATCCCTTTGCAACAGACATCATTCATTTGGTCCAGCTCTCTCATCCACATCAGTCAACCTCCACTGCTTAGTCTGGATAAGTTGTACTAAGGAGTacaagaacattttaaataaggTAGGACAACATAATAAACATGTTAAACCACATATGTCTCAATGAAACAATCATTCAAGCCAAACTTTGGACAACTTGCAAATGTTGGAAAAGACAACACAATGTTTTCTATTAGGATTTAGCCACGCCAAGCCATGTAAAATATGCCTTTAGCAGCCTTCATAGTTTATCATGCTGTAGGCTACAGAGCTCTAATTTTGTTTACTTTGTGCACAAATCGTCTGTTAAGGCTATATGTAACTCGCTTAAACAATGAAAGATGATTGTGTCAAAATGGTCACTATTTGGCCCGAAAAAAACTCCATGGTTGCTTTAGCTGTActttttggatcattgtccggTTGCATGATGAGGTgtccaatcagttttgatgATTTTCTTTCTGTATACCTTTAAGTGAGCAAGTTCCAGTGGccgccatacatgcccaagccatatcACTACATCCACAATGTTTCacagaagtggggggtggatcATGgatctccacactttcctctttccatcactccgGTTGAGCTTTGTCTCATTTGTCCATGAGACTTAATTCCAGgtttttaatgcatgtttttgcaaactgtaacctggtcaTTCCATACCCAAGGCTTGCCAGTGGTTTGGGCCTTGTGCTAAACCCTCGAAGGCTATGCTGGCGAAATGTTCTCTTGATGGtcatctttgacacatctacgccTACaaggggatttttcttcacaattcaaaggatgtttctgtcatccactacactgATCTTCAATGGTCTGCCAGGTCATTTGCCATTGCTGTTGCCATTgcaacagttgattttgacacaccacATTTTTTGGTTAAGTGGTTGACTTACTCAGATTtctcagcctaatgatggcttgctttaCTTGCcctgacatttctttggacctCATGTTCAGAGATAAGCCTGCAGATGGCACCCCAAGAATCAACTCCAGACCTTTTGCTAGGTCTTTGGTGCATGAGCTAACAATGAATCGTATCACACCCATCTGATAAATATTTGagtagccaattgtccaattacttttggaaaGATTtgtgggactatgtataaaaatggctgtaactACTACACTGTTCACCAAATATGGatgtcaaattaaagctaaaagtctgcactttagtCATTGGTATAATAGTAATCGTTGGTTTGTTAGAGAGCAGAgtgaaaacataaaatgtgtcaccgtccaaatacttatggattgCACTGTACAGTGAcctcagaaagtattcagatcccTTCAtgttttgcacactactgtgttgtagatttaattttaaatttaacCATAGGAtctatttaaatctttaaaagtgacattttctgaatcgtcttTCATTTCTCTTGGCCACTATCGGTGACTCTGTGATTTGAGTGTTTCTACATTTTCTTATTCATCATCgtcatctttttcttctggctagggtGTGAATTGCAGCCCCTAGAACTGTAtggtaaaacattttcaaatttgGCACACTGATTTGGGCTCACATAAgttatcagatggatttttgattttcaaaagcgTTATTCCATCACAGCCAAACGAAAGTCAGCAAATAGGAGTGACCTCATAGTTCAGCAAccttaaaaaagtaattattatGGTGATACTGTGAGAGGTCCCAAAGCTGAGGCATGGCAACTTTTCTTGTCAAtgttttgatttagattttcaaaatcatttctTCTTAACAGGCAACAAAGCCGTGAGGGCACATCTCAGCAATGCTTTCATGTGTTGATACCAAACTTGGTATATGGACTCAGGACTCCTGACTGAGGATGTGGAAAATGTTTGGTGTCATCTGACCACCAGGAGGCACTGCTATAAGCAAAAATGCATCTCGGCTAATAACTGTTGAAgtattttgctaaaaaaaaaacagattcttACTTATGTTGATACCTTCGTAAATCCCAAAGCTGAGACATGACAACCTTGATGTGGCTGCTATATTGGACTtgatcaaaatgtttaaaaacatttcaacaccCACATATTTTGTCCAATCTTTGCCAAACTTGGCACAGATCATCTTCAGACCAACCCTCAAAAAACTTCTgtgatgcatttttgttttcaaaaacattcatccATTACAGCCAAATCAAAGGCAAATGCCCTAAACAAGACATGAGCTCATCTCATTTACATAGGTCACTATTACTTAGgtcaaatgacataaaacatttaacatGATCTGATCAAGTTGCCATGATgaccctgccccctgctggactaCTTGCCCCCCTTCAACCCTGCTTGCAGCtttaatttaaattacaatTGTGGACCGGTCATAATATGCCTACTCATAATAATGGCATATAATATAAACacgatatacagtatataaaaactGTTGCAATGACTCCTCAGCCTCTTGATCTGGCAGTTTGGGATCTACATAATGAGAATCTGCTTTTGTTCACTTGGAGCAATTTACCATTCATTATGACAGAGGCATTGATGTAATTAGATATTATTAAGCTGTATTTCCTTAATAGGCCAAATTGTAGGACAGGATGGTGCCTGTAGACTTGACATTCCAAACATTTGCCAACcttcacaaaccaaaaaaatgtaaaaaaaagttttttataaACATTAAGTGGGTGGTACATATTTCAGCATTTGGAAAAACTTATATAAAAACGTAGAATATTTCTGCGAATATCTTTAATGGCGATGCCATTATAAATTTGCCACATTCCAATCAATTTCTAGACATATCTCCCCACGGACATGCTGGATCCGTAACAGGCGGCTTGTGAGCAGTCACATGTGGGTTACAACAGCCTACATTACAGCGtccctgagtgagtgagtgacctgAACTGAATTATTGGCTTTCTGCCCCAGCCACCGTGGGCGAAAAAGAAAAATTTGTGTTGTGCAGTGGCcatttcagtctccagacttgaattccatcaaaaacctgtggtctgaactgaagaggggtcCATAAGTACAAACCCaatgatatcaatgattctgaaaagttctacaTGGAGGACTTTTTTCAGTGTATTACATCAGATCTGATTCCCTAGGCTGCATGTTAACACtgcagtacatttacatttttttacatttttgtaatttggcagacgcttttaatccaaagcgatttacaagtgcagtaATCTGTCAGAAGCAGCATCACCTATCTTTCAATTCATTACATCATCACTGAGACTGGGGGCGGTCCTCTCCTGTCTCCAAAATGAGTGACAAtacagagaggggagggcccCTAAAGGGCAGGATAAAACCTGAGAGCCCATCAGGATGAGAGGACTGGCCACCTGAAACCTGAGACAGGTATGACCTCGCCTTTACACCACTCAGTACAGCCATAGAATGTTTCAGTTACTTTGCTGAGAGCAGCTACTAGATACTGTGTGAGCACAGGAAAGAATGTAGATCATTCTAGCAGATCTGAGAAGTAAAGATGTTATTACAGCTACAGAGCAGTCTTTGCATTTGGACAGTTATCAATTTCAGTTGGtacaattttttatattttggctctggatttgaaattaaacaacgAATGTGagtttaaagtgcagacttaatttgagggtattggCATCTATATCGGGTGATGTGTGTAGGAATCCCATCACTTTTGTATATGTACTCCCcgccattttaggggaccaaaagtaattggacggtaGGTTTCTcacttctgaatagtcaggttaattcaatcgcttccttggtGCAGATATAAGAAATCCTCCAGCATAAAGTTTTGATTTTAGGCTTTCGATTGcctttgaagtctgttattgctatttgtcaacatgaagccCAGAGTAGTGCCAACGACAGTTTAGGGAGTTGTTTGTATAATGGAATTTGAGCAGTGGGATTTCTCTGATCACATGTGAATTTCTTACGGTTTTCTATGGGTTTCAGGCACTGATGGCAGAGATGGAAAATACATCGTATGTACCTTTAAAACAGCCTATCGTGTTCACGTTGGAAGGTTTTGACATAACCAGGCAGCAGGGGTACCCCCTGTTTGTGGTCTCGTTTATCGTGTACGCCATGATGCTGCTGGGAAACCTCACCGTGGTTACGGTGATCGCCAGGGACACCAAGCTCCACAAGCCCATGTACGTGATGATGTGCAACCTGGCAGCGTGCGACCTGCTCGGGGGCACAGTAGTCATGATCCAGCTGATGTCCCACTTCCTGACAGGGGACAAGTCCATCGGCTACGTGGCTGCAATAGTCCAGGCCTTCTGCGTGCACACCTACGCAGCGGCTACTACCACCATCCTGGCAGCCATGGCGTACGACCGCTATGTGGCCATCTGCCAACCGCTGCATTACCACTCCATCATGACCACAAGGAGGCTGGTTGCACTCTGTTTTCTGGCCTGGTTCATTGCGGTCTTACTGATCATGATCCTCTTCATTCTTAATGTGGGAACACCGCTGTGTGGGACGTTAATAATGCACGTCTACAGCACCAATCGATCCATTCTGAGGCTGGCGTgcgcccccacccccattaACAACACGTATGATTTGTGTGCAAATTGGTTCGTAAGTACGAGCACCTTCTTAGTCATCGCCTTTTCCTATGTGAAGATCCTGAAAGCGTGCGTCGTCAAACAGGAGAAAAACAGTCGGAGCAAGGCCTTACAAACATGTGCCTCCCATCTCACCATTTATATCCTCTTTGAGACCTCAGTGTTCATCATTACCTTGACCTACAGGTTGCAACAGATCAGCCCAAACGCCAAGAAGTTCTGTACCATTCTTTTCATCATCGTGCCCCCCACAGTCAACCCAATCATTTATGGCATCGCCATGAAAGACATTCGCAGAAATATTATGAAGTTTTTCAAATGCACTGTCTTGCTGAAATAGGGAAACCAGCGAGTACTGAGCTCtccaaataacatttttaaaatacaatttttgttttcatcacaACATTTCTGGCACAATACTCCAACTTTTTTCCCCTGATGAACCTTCTGCACAATGTAAAAGCATATTTAGCcgcctttaaaaaatatatatatatatatatttacttatTAAATAAAACTCAAAACTCAAAGAATAttatacaataacaataaaaacaattcatCCATATACCTGCACTAATTGCCCATTTGTGcaattactgtatttatttaatcgactagtgtatttttatatgatgtcatttgttttttctCTAACGCACATTCAACACCTAGTGTTCTGTACAGCTCTGAACAAATACCAATTTGTCTCGCAAAAGAGAACGAAAGCCAGTTAGCATGTCAGCACACTGTTACACTGTGGCAGACCAAAGGCTTGGAGAGGATGACTGTCAGCGCCAACCGTATTACAAGAAGAGGAATGTCGAGCCTCCAGACGACATCCTACAATTTGGCCTTTGAAATAAATAGTTTCATAATATCTAATTAATGCCTCCATTTCGTAGATCACACACTATCAAATCAAGAGGCTGAAGAGTCATTATGTAACATTGAGGAACAAATTTCAGCATGAGGCTGTCAGTCAGCAGATCAAGaaagtttttctgtgtgtgtgtgtgtgtgtgtgtgtgtttgtgtgtgtgtgtgtgtgtgcagaactgCACCACAGAATAGGTATTTAATTGTAATTCCATTAATCACATTAAATAGTCGCAATCACAAtatcaatgaaaataattacaattattatttttgtcgtGCAGCCCATGAAATCGATGAATACACTCATCTTGGgaaacacttttattttaaagGAGGCTCAGGTTTATGGTCAATGTGCAGACATCTCTACTGGCTATGAGGGAGTGAATTTCACTGTGGGTGTCACTGGAGAAACATATGTAAATGATTACAAACACAAGGACACATAAACCCTATAAAGGAAGAACACAAATATCCATACAGGACTATCATAATGTTATTCTAGTATAaactgaatatacactcagtgagaataggataggctacagtagcagcagaccaataagtcaaaaagataagtctaataaattcaaaataaagtgctcactgagtgcacatgGCCACACTGCATTGAGTGTTCTCACCAGTACAGGCTTGCCATCTTTATCTAGGAGTTGAACCAATGGTGAATAACCAAGGGAAAAATATCGATCTGCACAGCGCAATACAAATTTCAGGTAAATCTCTATTCCAAATCTTTATACTGAGTGTTAATTCCAGTTTCTAGCAAATTAGTTCTCATTTTGTCAATCAACTTCCATACTTCACAGATTGAATAACCTTTGAAAAGACACTGTAACCCATGGCTATAGATAGATAGCTAGTTTTGCAGTGTAACATTACACATAACTTACAGCGGAGCTTAAAAGTATTTTAGCCTATTCGACTAGCCATTTTAGTAGGTTTAataaagctagctagctaactaaagtTACCGCAATGCCATTAAACTTCAGTTTTAGCTAGAACAAACTCATCTCAATTTAGCTTTAAACACTCACCTTGCAACGTCGTCTTTCTGACAATTACAGCATAATTGCCACACTTCGGTAGGAAACAAACGGTTGTATTATGTTACgatagggagggcaaagtggagctttataatgtagaccgctgtgtgcacgtgagttcgccaatacatttctcacagaaaacgtaatttgtccactttttttacttcacagtagaggtgatcaaacttacaataactaagtgctagcgtgttctaagcctttGTTGGTTCCTGTACGAGGTTAGcgtgatgtagctagcatacgcgaaaagcacaaagccatacaatttgctttttaacggcacttatCGAAcgataaataaaagcattcgattacgtTCAACGGCACCAAAAATTTCTGTcgcaccgtccataaatggcaaaagtcccaccataggattgttttaaacctttaaaagttatacattttctgaatcgtcattaatttctCTTGGCCGCTATCGGTGATTCCGCGTGACCCAACAGTTCAGTTGCGATGTAAATTACGTTAGAAGGATACAACACGGTTATTTGCTACTTAAACGTAGACGCACGCTcaagagcgttaacatgattgaagtctgacatgtctattgtcaaaatccattgaaactattcaaaagtaaccagggactttggacttataaggctggacataccgagtatccAGCGAATATACAGTCATAATTTTGACAGTTCAAACTGCcgccaactgccatgtatgagcgcgtgaagtaaaccgatctggcaaacaaaaacaatacttaTTAATATTGTTAACAGTGAAATTACAGAGTGATTCAATGTATTAGCTACAAAATATTCACAATTTTTATTCACTTTTCCCCCGCAAGTTCGTGCTCATTACATCGGGTTTATTAACGGCACTTTCTAGAATATTACGACTCGAGAAAGAATGTGCGCATGCACCCCCTACAGGCAATGATGTAGCCTACCTTTCGTTCGGTACCAAATTATAAATACCAGGGAGCTATTAGCAGTTTTCTATTCATGCATATTAATATGGGTACGTACAGTAGCCTATAAACGGATTATCGGCCCGATTCTAGTAGGGGTACATGGTGAACTGAAATTTGAAGAGACTTGAGTGAAGAGCGTGAGCAGACGCCCTTTTTTTGCTTAACCTGCCCTCTAAATGTCTGTGCATGACTTATGATGATTTAGTATTAGGTGGACGTCTTGTAAAgtgaaataataaatcaattcaGAAACTGAGCAAGTTGGCAAACTGTCCATCAAACTGaagaatataatatattttttaatgtaggGTTTGTTCTTTGATATTTCGtgagaaaataaatgctttGAATTAACTTTTGACTGAAAGTAATTTGGAACAGTTTTATATGAACTGTCTGTTTTTTCCTGTTGAGGTGAACATTGATAGCAAATGCTGAACCAGGACAAGAACAGATATGCCACACTACTACAGTAATAATCTATCTCACAGGGAGGCTGAACCTGTGGCTCTGATTCCCTAGGCTGCATGTTACACTGCAGTAATATGTCAGAAGCAGCATCACCCGTGTTTCAATTCATTACATCATCACTGAGTGTGGGGGCGGTCCTCTCCTGCCTAAATGAGtgacaggacagagaggggagggcccCTAAAGTGCAGGATAAAACCTGAGAGCCCATCAGGAAGAGTGGACTGCCCACCTGACACCTGAGACAGGTATGACTTTGCCTTTACTCCACTCAAAGTACAGCCATAGAATTTGTTTCAGTTACTCTGTTTCAAGATGAGGACAACTACTACACGATACCTTGTGAGGGTTGGTAACAATGCAGATCATTAGAGCAGACCTGAGAAGATGTTATGTTATTACAGCTATAATGGGATTTCTCTGATCACTCGTGAATTACGGTTTTCAGGATCTGGCACTGATGACAGAGATGGAAAATATGTCGCAAGTACCACTGAAGCAGCCCATTGTGTTCAGGTTGGAAGGTTTTGACATAACCAGGGAGCAGGGGTACCCCCTGTTTGTGGTCACGTTTATCGTGTACGCCGTGATGCTGCTGGGAAACCTCACCGTGGTTACGGTGATTGCCACTGACGCCAAGCTCCACAAGCCCATGTACATGATGATGTGCAACCTGGTAGCGTGCGACCTGCTCGGGGGCACAGTAGCCATGACCCAGCTGATGTCCAACTTCCTGACAGGGGACAAGTCCATCGGCTACGTGGCTGCAATAGTCCAGGCCTTCTGTTTGCACACCTACGGCTTGGCCGTCCCCACCATTCTGGCAGCCATGGCGTACGACCGCTATGTGGCCATCTGCCAACCGCTGCACTACCACTCCATCATGACCACAAGGAGGCTGGTTTTACTCTGTTTTCTGGCCTGGTTCATTGCAGTTGTCCTAATTTTGATCCTCCTCATTCTGAACGTGGGAACGCCGCTGTGTGGGACGTTAATCAAGCACGTTTACTCCAGCGACCAATCCATTCTGAGGCTGGCGTGCTTCCCCACCCCCATCAATATCATCTACGGTCTGTGTGCAAATTGGACCTTGAGATCATGCACCTTTTTAATCATGGCCTTTTCCTATGCGAAGATCCTCAAAGCATGTGTCGTCAAGCAGGAGAAAAACAGTCGGAACAAGGCCATACAGACGTGCACCTCCCATCTCACCATTTATATCCTCTTTGAGATCGCCGTGTTAAACATTATCTTGACGTACAGGTTACAAGGGGTCAGCCCCAACATCAAGAAGTTCTGTGCCATTATTTTTGTCATCGTGCCCCCCACGGTCAACCCAATCATCTATGGCATGGCCATGAAAGATATTCGCACAAATATTGTGAAGTTTTTCAAATCCACTGTCTTGCCAAAATAGGCAAAACTACCAAGTACTACCAAGTTacccaaataatatttttcaaatgtattttcacaACTATGTCTTTAAAACATTGTtctacagaaaaaagaaaacagacttTTTCCAAACATACTTGTAAAGTTGAGGTTCAGGGGGTGGTATAAACAATTATCATTTAGTTACAGCATTATTAGTCTCCATACCCTTCCACAACTTCAGACACTTAAGGTGATGACCTACAATGGCTTTCCTTTGCTGTCCTGAGGACAATCATTTATCGCACAATTTGAACCATCCTCTATTTTTTCCCTCTGAACCTTTTGCATTACAAAAAGCTTACCAAAcctacaacatttaaaaaactaatgataatgtctttttttttaataaagcacaataatgaCAAGTTAGTTTATAGTTCTGTTGTCCTTtgtcatatttcatttgtttgagTTATAATAGAATATttagaaaaaacaataaaaaccatTCAACACAACAAATGATGTGTCAGATGGCATCtatatacatactgtaattGCCCGATCTActctattttatttcatttacttgTCTACGTTTCtattatgtaatttttttttctctaaagcACTTTGTGTTCTGTACAGCTCTATACAAATACAGACCATTTAATCTCTCAGGAAATTAGCATTTTAGCACTGTCACACTGCAGCAGACCAGGCTTGGGGAAGATGACTGACAGCCTCTGCCATGTCTAAATGTAAATGGCAGTAAGTCCACAAAAGTTGGTTTCTCATCCCATAGATCCGAAAGTGAAAGATCAACAGGCTTAGCAATGATTACATAACTGACGTACAAATATAAGCATGCACTTTCTTTAATCCTTGAAGGTAATTGTGTAAGTTTATCCATCTTGAATgacataaattaaaaatatttgaaaatggaacaacaatgaacatttggattttgaatacaaatgtatttttgtggtGGCCAGATTGAATGCATTCCCCTCCCTCAAAGTTAAAAGATCTGTGCTTGTCCATGGACCGATGAGACATATCGAACGCTCAGGAAAACGTCATATTATTAAGATTGTTGCAATATTTTAACTTTTGGAAATCTTATATGAGGTCATATTACCCAGTCATTTATTTcttcaatgtatttattcacatcaaaattattttatgatcTTACCGCATTAGGAAGCAGGAGCCAGAGAGAATCTCTGCTATTGGCTGGAAAAGTTTGCCCTTGTTTGCAATTATGTACTGAAAGTCAATATTTACCATAATGAAACTGTCAAAGCATTTGACAACATGCCAAACAAAATTATTGGTGTAACAATTTATGATATGCTCCGCATGAGGTCTGTGTTGGACGTGTGATACTGCTTTGACGCCCCCtactgtaaatgttttgaatttaCAGTAATGGGCACTACATTTCCCACTTGACTTTATCCTGTATAGAGTGGGATAAACACTGATCTTGCAGaggaaacacatttcacatagAATATTCAAGAAGCACTGGATTATTGTCAATGTGCAGTCCTCTCTACTCTCTTCTGGTTAAGGGCGAGTAATTGTCGCTGTGAGTGTCATATGAGAtccaccgagcactttattaggaacatttctactttattacacctacttatttgtgcgattatctaatcagccaattgtgtggcagcagtgcaaagcatacaatcatgttgatctaagtgactttgactgtggaacgattgttggtggcaggttgtttgagtatctcagaaaatgctgatctcctgggacttttaAGCACACTCGtctatagagtttgcaaagaacggtgctaaaaaaaaaaagttttacatCCACTGACCAGCAGTTATATTAttaactttgttaatgagagacataaaaggagaatggccaaactgatcaaaacagtggcatgcagaagagcatttctgaacacaacgcatcataacccttaagtggatatgctacagcagtagaagtctaacaaataagtctaataaatacctaataaagtgctcggtatGTGTATGAttacaaacacaagtacaaataAGTACATTTCATCTGTACATATTTCTATCTATCTGTGATTCTGCTTTGTATTTGGATAGCTAGATTATTATGCTCAAATTACCATACAAGCTAATCTTTCCTGACATATCTGGGTGATTCCATGATTGGAGTGCTGTTTGTGTTCCATATACCTATACTGGGCATGATGTAATTTCATACACGTGCATTTTTGCCCTAGTAGTAAAGTGATTTAAGAAGTCACCTGAGATCAGTGCACTGTGCTTCAAGGCAAGTGTTCATTGGGCCCAggccaagaacagaaatgccACACTACTGCAGTAATAATGTATCTCACAGGGAGGCTGCACCTGTGGCTCTGATTCCCTAGGCTGCATGTTACACTGCAGTAATATGTCAGAAGCAGCATCACCCGTGTTTCAATTCATTACATCATCACTGAGTGTGGGGGCGGTCCTCTCCTGCCTAAATGAGtgacaggacagagaggggagggcccCTAAAGTGCAGGATAAAACCTGAGCGCCCATCAGGAAGAGAGGACTGCCCACCTGAAACCTGAGACAGGTATGACTTCACCTTTACTCCACTCAAAGTACAGCCATAGAATAAGTTCTAGTTACTGTGATTCAAGATGAGTGAAGCTACTACACGATACCTTGTGACTGCTGGTAATAATGCAGATCATTCTAGCAGACATGAGACCAAAATATTTAATGCTATTACAGGATTTCTCTCATCACTTGTGAATTCTTTACGGTTTTCAGGATCTGGTCTCAGGCACTGATGGCAGAGATGGAAAATACATCGTATGTACCTTTAAAACAGCCTATCGTGTTCACGTTGGAAGGTTTTGACATAACCAGGGAGCAGGGGTACCCCCTGTTTGTGGTCTCGTTTATCGTGTACGCCGTGATGCT contains:
- the LOC133133574 gene encoding olfactory receptor 52K2-like, which codes for MIMLCSGFIIIISERIKILKRYHPVVSMLFPIVNPIIYAMQTKELKALMAEMENTSYVPLKQPIVFTLEGFDITRQQGYPLFVVSFIVYAMMLLGNLTVVTVIARDTKLHKPMYVMMCNLAACDLLGGTVVMIQLMSHFLTGDKSIGYVAAIVQAFCVHTYAAATTTILAAMAYDRYVAICQPLHYHSIMTTRRLVALCFLAWFIAVLLIMILFILNVGTPLCGTLIMHVYSTNRSILRLACAPTPINNTYDLCANWFVSTSTFLVIAFSYVKILKACVVKQEKNSRSKALQTCASHLTIYILFETSVFIITLTYRLQQISPNAKKFCTILFIIVPPTVNPIIYGIAMKDIRRNIMKFFKCTVLLK
- the LOC133133575 gene encoding olfactory receptor 52K2-like — translated: MENMSQVPLKQPIVFRLEGFDITREQGYPLFVVTFIVYAVMLLGNLTVVTVIATDAKLHKPMYMMMCNLVACDLLGGTVAMTQLMSNFLTGDKSIGYVAAIVQAFCLHTYGLAVPTILAAMAYDRYVAICQPLHYHSIMTTRRLVLLCFLAWFIAVVLILILLILNVGTPLCGTLIKHVYSSDQSILRLACFPTPINIIYGLCANWTLRSCTFLIMAFSYAKILKACVVKQEKNSRNKAIQTCTSHLTIYILFEIAVLNIILTYRLQGVSPNIKKFCAIIFVIVPPTVNPIIYGMAMKDIRTNIVKFFKSTVLPK